Genomic DNA from Paenibacillus sp. MBLB1832:
CAGAGGAGACAGGTGGTGCATGGTTGTCGTCAGCTCGTGTCGTGAGATGTTGGGTTAAGTCCCGCAACGAGCGCAACCCTTGATCTTAGTTGCCAGCACTTTGGGTGGGCACTCTAGGATGACTGCCGGTGACAAACCGGAGGAAGGTGGGGATGACGTCAAATCATCATGCCCCTTATGACCTGGGCTACACACGTACTACAATGGTCGGTACAACGGGAAGCGAAGCCGCGAGGTGGAGCCAATCCTTATAAGCCGATCTCAGTTCGGATTGCAGGCTGCAACTCGCCTGCATGAAGTCGGAATTGCTAGTAATCGCGGATCAGCATGCCGCGGTGAATACGTTCCCGGGTCTTGTACACACCGCCCGTCACACCACGAGAGTTTACAACACCCGAAGTCGGTGGGGTAACCCGCAAGGGAGCCAGCCGCCGAAGGTGGGGTAGATGATTGGGGTGAAGTCGTAACAAGGTAGCCGTATCGGAAGGTGCGGCTGGATCACCTCCTTTCTATGGAGACTCGGTCTTGATAAGACCAGTCAAGTGATATATAGGGATCTTTAATAATAGATTAAAGTCTCTCATTATTCACACAAATCGCTGATAACTCATTCTATTTGTTCAGTTTTGATGGAGTTTGCACACTTCTTTATTGAAGTGGTTCATCAATATGGGGCCATAGCTCAGCTGGGAGAGCGCCTGCCTTGCAAGCAGGAGGTCAGCGGTTCGATCCCGCTTGGCTCCACCATTAACTTATTGCTTACTTCCGCCGCCGATAAGGCGGTGTTGTTCACACTAAGGGCAATGGACGCAAAGTTTGTTCCTTGAAAACTAGATAACGAAACGAAATGTAAAGTAAGAACTTAGGTAGTAAGATCTTCGGATCTTGCACAATCTTTAAATGTTTTTTTCTAGGTTAAGCTAGAAAGAGCACACGGAGGATGCCTAGGCACTAGGAGCCGAAGAAGGACGTGGCGAACGACGAAATGCCTCGGGGAGCCGTAAGCAGGCTTTGATCCGGGGATGTCCGAATGGGGGAACCCAGCTGTGGTAATGCGCAGTTACCATGTAGTGAATACATAGCTACATTGGAGGCAGACCCAGGGAACTGAAACATCTAAGTACCTGGAGGAAAAGAAAACAAAAGTGATTCCGTCAGTAGCGGCGAGCGAAAGCGGAATAGCCCAAACCAAGGAGCTTGCTCCTTGGGGTTGTAGGACCTCATTGTGGCAAAAGTTCGGTAGGCGAAGTGATCTGGAAAGGTCCGGCATAGAAGGTAAAAGCCCTGTAGCCAAAATCGAATGTATGCCTAGAGGTATCCTGAGTACGGCGGGTCACGTGAAACCCCGTCGGAATCCGGCAGGACCATCTGCCAAGGCTAAATACTCCCTAGTGACCGATAGTGAAGCAGTACCGTGAGGGAAAGGTGAAAAGCACCGCGGAAGCGGAGTGAAAAAGAACCTGAAACCGTGTGCTTACAAGAAGTCAGAGCCTTCTATATGGGTGATGGCGTGCCTTTTGTAGAATGAACCGGCGAGTTACGTTCCCGTGCGAGGTTAAGTTGAAAAGACGGAGCCGCAGCGAAAGCGAGTCTGAATAGGGCGCCCCAGTACGTGGACGTAGACCCGAAACCGTGTGATCTACCCCTGTCCAGGGTGAAGGTGAGGTAACACTCACTGGAGGCCCGAACCCACGAATGTTGAAAAATTCGGGGATGAGGTGGGGGTAGCGGAGAAATTCCAATCGAACTCGGAGATAGCTGGTTCTCCCCGAAATAGCTTTAGGGCTAGCCTCGGATGTTGTGAGTTGTGGAGGTAAAGCACTGATTGGGTGCGGGGCCCGCCAAGGGTTACCAAGTCCAGTCAAACTCTGAATGCCACAAACTTAAGTCCGGGAGTCAGACAGTGAGTGCTAAGATCCATTGTCAAAAGGGAAACAGCCCAGACCATCAGCTAAGGTCCCCAAGTGTGTGTTAAGTGGGAAAGGATGTGGAGTTGCACAGACAACCAGGATGTTGGCTTAGAAGCAGCCACCATTGAAAGAGTGCGTAATAGCTCACTGGTCGAGTGACTCTGCGCCGAAAATGTAACGGGGCTAAACACGCCACCGAAGCTATGGCTTGCACGTATGTGCATGGGTAGGGGAGCGTTGTGTATACATTGAATTCTGACCGTAAGGACAGGTGGAGCGTACACAAGTGAGAATGCCGGTATAAGTAACGAAAAGATCAGTGAGAATCTGATCCGCCGAAAACCTAAGGGTTCCTGAGGAAGGCTCGTCCGCTCAGGGTAAGTCGGGACCTAAGGCGAGGCCGAAAGGCGTAGTCGATGGACAACAGGTGGAAATTCCTGTACCACCGTAGCCGTTATGAGCAATGGAGTGACGCAGAAGGATAGTGACGCGAGCTGATGGATGCTCGTCCAAGCAGTGAGGCTGGTTAGTAGGCAAATCCGCTAACCGTAAGGCTGGGCTGTGATGGGGAGGGAAACTTAAGTACCGAAGGTCATGATTTCACACTGCCAAGAAAAGCTTCTAGCCAGGCGAAGGTGCCCGTACCGCAAACCGACACAGGTGGGTGAGAAGAGAATTCTAAGGCGCGCGGAAGAACTCTCGTTAAGGAACTCGGCAAAATGACCCCGTAACTTCGGGAGAAGGGGTGCCTCGGTAGGGTGAATAGCCCGAGGGGGCCGCAGTGAAAAGGCCCAAGCGACTGTTTAGCAAAAACACAGGTCTGTGCGAAGCCGCAAGGCGAAGTATACGGGCTGACGCCTGCCCGGTGCTGGAAGGTTAAGAGGAGTGGTTAGGGGCAACCCGAAGCTATGAATTGAAGCCCCAGTAAACGGCGGCCGTAACTATAACGGTCCTAAGGTAGCGAAATTCCTTGTCAGGTAAATTCTGACCCGCACGAATGGCGTAACGACTTGGGCGCTGTCTCAACGAGAGATCCGGTGAAATTTTAATACCTGTGAAGATGCAGGTTACCCGCGACAAGACGGAAAGACCCCATGGAGCTTTACTGCAGCTTGATATTGGACTTTGGTACGATCTGTACAGGATAGGTGGGAGCCTTTGAAGCCTGAGCGCCAGCTTGGGTGGAGGCGCCGTTGGGATACCACCCTGATCGTATCGGAGTTCTAACCTGGTACCGTAATCCGGTATGGGGACAGTGTCAGGTGGGCAGTTTGACTGGGGCGGTCGCCTCCTAAAATGTAACGGAGGCGTTTAAAGGTTCCCTCAGAATGGTTGGAAATCATTCGCAGAGTGCAAAGGCATAAGGGAGCTTGACTGCGAGACCTACAAGTCGAGCAGGGACGAAAGTCGGACTTAGTGATCCGGTGGTACCGAATGGAAGGGCCATCGCTCAACGGATAAAAGCTACCCTGGGGATAACAGGCTTATCTCCCCCAAGAGTCCACATCGACGGGGAGGTTTGGCACCTCGATGTCGGCTCATCGCATCCTGGGGCTGAAGTAGGTCCCAAGGGTTGGGCTGTTCGCCCATTAAAGCGGTACGCGAGCTGGGTTCAGAACGTCGTGAGACAGTTCGGTCCCTATCTGTCGCGGGCGTAGGAAATTTGAGAGGAGCTGTCCTTAGTACGAGAGGACCGGGATGGACGTACCGCTGGTGTACCAGTTGTCTCGCCAGAGGCATCGCTGGGTAGCTATGTACGGAGGGGATAAGCGCTGAAAGCATCTAAGCGCGAAGCCCCCCTCAAGATGAGATTTCCCAGTATGTAAGACCCCTTGTAGACGACGAGGTTGATAGGTTCGAGGTGGAAGTGCGGTAACGTATGCAGCTGACGAATACTAATCGGTCGAGGGCTTAACCAAAATGAGAGACTTTAATCTACGATTAAAGATCCCTATATGAGTCCAAGAAAGTGAAGATAAGCTTTGTAGCTGATTCCGACTGCTTTCTCGGGGCCCAGAAAACCTAAGAACATCTTACCTTTTACGCAAGTTTCGTATCTAGTTTTCAGGGCGCAAGCCGACCTGAACTGATTTTCAGATGTTTCTTGGCAGAAGCATCACGTTTGGTGATGATGGCGGAGGGGATCCACGCGTTCCCATCTCGAACACGACCGTTAAGCCCTCCAGCGTCGATGGTACTTGAACCGCAGGGTTCTGGGAGAGTAGAACGTTGCCAATCGACTGAAAGAGCCTTACTTGGAGAAGTCCAGTAAGGCTCTTTTTTGCTACTTTATTGCAGGTAACATGAAGTCTCTTGGCTAGAAATTTTGACGAGGCCGCTCTTGCGATATGGGTAGAAGCGGAACATCATCCATAGCCGCGGGAACACCATCCAGCAGTGAAAGATCATTAAGTAGATTAGCCAGTTTTGAGGAATCCATGGGTACAAGATCAGGATCAGGGCAAGTCCAATGGCGAACAAGTGAAGCTGGACTTTGGTAACAAGGCGGACAGACGCATTGCCTTCTGGCAGGAAACCTGACCAGAAAATGCCCCAACGGTAAGACCAACCGCGCATTGCCATGCCGATGGTGAAGTGGAAATAAGCGCGAATGAGCAGCGTTTGAAAGATGAGCACCAAGGGATAGCTAACGAGTAACGGCAGCCAATCTGACGCCTCGAATTGCGAAAAGACTAGCAGCGCAAGTACGAGATAGTAGAGCACGATTTTATAGAGAGAATGGTATATACGTTTGATGAGTGTATAGCTGTAAATTGTAGATTGTTTGGATAAATTGGAATCGTGCGTGTTCGTCATTCGAGGACCTCCACAGACATAAAGCATCGTAATACTTTATTATCGGCATTCCCCTTCCAAAATATGAGGGTTTAGCTAGTTTAGGAGATTCTACATTAGGATATACTAAACGTAAATGATCATGGGGGGATCTGTATGGAGGAGAATCGGTTTGGACTATGTATGATCTGCGAGCAACAAAAGTTCGGAGGTATTTACATCGTGACAGCATTCATCTGTGATGCATGTAACAATGAAATCGTCAAAACGAATGTGAGTGATGGGAAGTATACGTTTTTTGTAAACCAAATGAGAAAAGCGATGTATCTAGGAAATGTGAGACAGTATATGAACTAAAAGGGAAGCTTCTTTTATAGAAGCTTTTTTGTTTTTTTGCCGCCAATCCTCTACTATATAGTTGAGAGAGACTTTAGATCAGCTCGAGGAGTTTGATTGGATTGCGCAATTTACATATAGATAAGGCCCGAGCGCCTCTTTATGAGGCAATGGTGGCTCATCAGGCTAAACATTCGGTGAGTTTGCACGTGCCTGGGCACAAATCAGGGCAGGGGCTCCAGGATGATGGAAAGCGTTTTTTGATAACCGTGATGTCGATTGATTATACGGAAATTACAGGCTTAGATGATTTGCATCATGCGGAAGGCGCGATTTTGGAGGCGCAGGAGCTGGCTGCTGATTGCTTCGGGGCAGAGGAAACGTATTTCCTCGTAGGAGGCAGTACGGTTGGGAATATTGCGATGATTGGCGCGGTTTGCGGCAAAGGTGACCTGATCCTCGTCCAAAGGAATGCACATAAATCGGTCATTCATGGTCTCATGTTTGCTGGTGCAAAGGCTATATTCATAGCTCCGCGCATAGACGCTGCGACAGGCGTTGCCACAGGGCTGCATATTGAGGATGTCAAACAAGCGTTGGCACTATATCCAACGGCAAAAGCCTTATTCCTAACGAATCCTAACTATTATGGGATGGGCGTCGATGTTAAGCTTTTTGCGGATGAAATGCATGATCACGGTAAGCTGCTGCTAGTGGATGAAGCGCATGGCGCGCACTTTGGCTTTCATGAAGATGTGCCAGCTTCAGCGCTTTCTCAGGGTGCAGATGCCGTCGTACAGTCGACGCATAAGATGCTCACCGCGTTGACAATGGGGGCCATGCTGCATGTCCAAGGACCGAGGGTCAATCGCGGCGCCCTCAAACAAATGTTGGCGATGCTGCAAAGTTCAAGCCCGTCCTATCCTATTTTGGCATCTCTAGACTTGGCAAGAAAAAGAGTACATACCGAGGGCCGCACTTGGTTGGATCAAGGTATCCAGCTGATGAAAGAGTTCCGAGCAGGGTTGGACGACATTGCCTTCTTTCGCTATTGCCCGCAGCGTATAACCCACGAAAAGGCTTACGAGACTGCGGATCCTTTTAAAATCGCGATCTATGATCCCTCCTTTCAACTGACGGGGTCTGAGCTCAAAGATCAATTGGAAGCGCAAGGCTGCTATGTGGAGATGACCGATGGGTATCTGGTGCTGCTCGTCTTTTCGGCGGCTTCCACAAGGGAAGATGTGCATCGAACGCTCGCGGCGTTACACAACATTTGTTTGGACATCAAGGTGCGGAAGCAGGAACTTCAAGCGCCTATCTCGAATATAATGAAATTACCCACCTATGTTACAATCGGGACGCCTGTTGGATTTGATCATCGGCGGGTTAATCAGGAAGAGATAACTCAGGTTTCGGTAGAGGAAGCGATTGGGAAGCGTTCAAGCGACATGGTCATTCCTTATCCCCCTGGAGTTCCTCTCTTATATCCAGGTGAAACGATCACAGCTTCCATCGCAGAGGCTCTCGTTTACTTGGCTGATCAAGGTATTCGGTTCCACGGAACGCATTTTGGACAGACGCACAAATTAAACATATACACGGATCACGAGATCATCTCGTGAAGCAGTAAGCAGGAGGAACAAGTGAACGGCATATTTATTACGTTTGAAGGTCCGGATGGCGCCGGGAAAACTACGCAGCTTCAGAAATTGGCACAAGAACTGAAAAAACTGGGACATGATGTCCTCGTGACGAGAGAGCCAGGCGGAACATCAATCAGCGATAAAATTCGCGGTATCATTCTTGATCCCGTGAACGCAGAGATGGTGGATCAAGCTGAAGTGCTTCTGTATGCGGCATCTCGCGCACAACATGTTCATGAGAAGATCCTTCCTGCGCTGAAAGCTGGACGCATTGTTCTCTGTGATCGGTTCATCGATGCGAGCGTAGCTTATCAGTCTTATGGGCTGGGTGTAGATATTGATACGGTGAAGAGCATTTCCAAGTTCGCAAGCTCAGGACTTCAAGCGACAAGAACGTATATCATGGATGTTCCTGTAGAGGTCAGCATGCAACGCTTGAATCACCGAGCTGGCGGTGGCGGCAGTGACCAACAGTTAGATCGGATTGAGCAGAAAAACGTAGATTATCACAGTCGCGTGCGGGCTGGCTTTCATCAGATTGCGGAGGATCATCCAGAACGAGTCCGCATGATCGACGCGAATCGTGCTGCGGAGCTGATCGCTGAGGATGTTTGGCTGGATTGCAGACAGCTGCTTGAGGAACATATTTCCGTCTGAAGCGGAAAGCCCATTATTAGTTTATAATAAAAGGAGGCATCATCCATGAAACTAGTCGTAGCCATTGTTCAGGATAAAGATAGCAACCGTCTTTCCAACGCTTTAATCAAGGAAGGCTTTCGAGCCACGAAGCTTGCCAGTACGGGTGGATTTTTGCGTGCGGGGAATACGACCTTTATGATTGGTACGGAAGACGATCGAGTGGCAGAGGTGATGACGGTGATTCGAGCCAATTGCAAAATTCGCGAGCAGCTCGTTACACCTGTTTCTCCAATGGGAGGAACGACGGATTCCTATATTCCGTTTCCAGTGGAAGTGCAAGTTGGCGGAGCGGCCGTATTCGTATTGCCTGTTGAGCGATTTGAGCATTTCTAAACGAATAAATAGATGTTTATGAGGATGGATGCGTCTTGAAAATTAATCCGGGGTGGCAGCCCATCGGTAAGAACGTCAAAGTAAACGAGAATGTCCCACCGCCGCAGCTGGCCCCCCGGAATTTTGCTGATATCATGCAGCAGAATGATGAGAAGTATACCCAAGAGCAGCTGACCAAGATGGCGCAGCAAATTAACGTCCAGGGCGATCGTTTGTCGAAAGCGATGTCAGTTAGGGAACTGCTGCAATATAAATTGTTGATTCGTCAGTTTCTTGAGGAAACAGCTAGGCGCGGTGTGCAATTAAGGGATACGAAGGGCTGGGATCGACGCGGTCGTTCGAAACGATATAAGCTTTTGGAAGAAATCGATCAGGAGCTCCTCTCAATTGCCGACGAAATGTTGGAGACGGAGCAGGGGCGTATCGATCTACTGCAGAAAATCGGAGAAATCCGAGGAATGTTGATTAACTTGTTATTTTAAGGATGGAGCGAAGACCAATGTCCTTCCAAGCAATACCCGGACAAGCAGCGGCGAAACGGCTTCTGCAGAACGGGCTGCGTCAAGATCGGCTGTCGCATGCTTATATTTTCAGCGGTCCCGTTGGAACGGGGCGTTCGGAGATGGCGACAGCGTTAGCGAAAGCGATTTATTGTCAAAATGGGACGGATGACGCGTGCGGCGAATGTTTGGAATGCCGTAAAGTGGAGCATGGCAATCATCCTGATCTTCATATGGTCGCGCCTGAAGGCGCTTCAATCAAGATTGAGCAAATTCGTGAGCTCCAGAAGGAGTTTGCATACCGAGCGACAGCATCAGGAACGAAGATTTATATTCTGTATCAAGCTGAAAAAATGACGATACAGGCGGCGAATAGCCTTCTGAAGTTCCTGGAAGAGCCTAACTCGCGCGTGGTCGCAATTCTTATTACGGAGAATGGCAATGCGTTGCTGCCTACGATTCAATCGCGGGCACAATGGATTCAATTCACGCCGATGGCGCGT
This window encodes:
- a CDS encoding sigma factor G inhibitor Gin, with protein sequence MEENRFGLCMICEQQKFGGIYIVTAFICDACNNEIVKTNVSDGKYTFFVNQMRKAMYLGNVRQYMN
- a CDS encoding aminotransferase class I/II-fold pyridoxal phosphate-dependent enzyme; the protein is MRNLHIDKARAPLYEAMVAHQAKHSVSLHVPGHKSGQGLQDDGKRFLITVMSIDYTEITGLDDLHHAEGAILEAQELAADCFGAEETYFLVGGSTVGNIAMIGAVCGKGDLILVQRNAHKSVIHGLMFAGAKAIFIAPRIDAATGVATGLHIEDVKQALALYPTAKALFLTNPNYYGMGVDVKLFADEMHDHGKLLLVDEAHGAHFGFHEDVPASALSQGADAVVQSTHKMLTALTMGAMLHVQGPRVNRGALKQMLAMLQSSSPSYPILASLDLARKRVHTEGRTWLDQGIQLMKEFRAGLDDIAFFRYCPQRITHEKAYETADPFKIAIYDPSFQLTGSELKDQLEAQGCYVEMTDGYLVLLVFSAASTREDVHRTLAALHNICLDIKVRKQELQAPISNIMKLPTYVTIGTPVGFDHRRVNQEEITQVSVEEAIGKRSSDMVIPYPPGVPLLYPGETITASIAEALVYLADQGIRFHGTHFGQTHKLNIYTDHEIIS
- the tmk gene encoding dTMP kinase yields the protein MNGIFITFEGPDGAGKTTQLQKLAQELKKLGHDVLVTREPGGTSISDKIRGIILDPVNAEMVDQAEVLLYAASRAQHVHEKILPALKAGRIVLCDRFIDASVAYQSYGLGVDIDTVKSISKFASSGLQATRTYIMDVPVEVSMQRLNHRAGGGGSDQQLDRIEQKNVDYHSRVRAGFHQIAEDHPERVRMIDANRAAELIAEDVWLDCRQLLEEHISV
- a CDS encoding cyclic-di-AMP receptor codes for the protein MKLVVAIVQDKDSNRLSNALIKEGFRATKLASTGGFLRAGNTTFMIGTEDDRVAEVMTVIRANCKIREQLVTPVSPMGGTTDSYIPFPVEVQVGGAAVFVLPVERFEHF
- a CDS encoding YaaR family protein; amino-acid sequence: MKINPGWQPIGKNVKVNENVPPPQLAPRNFADIMQQNDEKYTQEQLTKMAQQINVQGDRLSKAMSVRELLQYKLLIRQFLEETARRGVQLRDTKGWDRRGRSKRYKLLEEIDQELLSIADEMLETEQGRIDLLQKIGEIRGMLINLLF
- the holB gene encoding DNA polymerase III subunit delta'; this encodes MSFQAIPGQAAAKRLLQNGLRQDRLSHAYIFSGPVGTGRSEMATALAKAIYCQNGTDDACGECLECRKVEHGNHPDLHMVAPEGASIKIEQIRELQKEFAYRATASGTKIYILYQAEKMTIQAANSLLKFLEEPNSRVVAILITENGNALLPTIQSRAQWIQFTPMAREQMALTLLEEGLPAALVWPATHVTAGLQAARDLIGSNWFAEMRTVMLQLAKETLTRFPTSMITVQQRIVKTELADHVSTLFDLLILWFKDMVQLRLERRDKLVYSDQLDWMSSLALSRDVSVWVRMMGQAVDLQKRLRSNANSQLVIEKMLVEMQGV